The Anopheles coluzzii chromosome 2, AcolN3, whole genome shotgun sequence genome window below encodes:
- the LOC120949518 gene encoding tripeptidyl-peptidase 2, which translates to MILSALEKICFRRTVDRVTFPYADRAISYPHAIKRWLDELYKQNRSGGHESANAASCQIGTSRRQTANRLGRKKVKTTLGTSVLKVNSVVRKEMESIVDVKFPVTSLVPKNETGALSFIRMYPEYDGRDVTIAILDSGVDPRAKGLEQIPGGDVKVIERFDCSGCGDVDTSKTVTASPDGTIVGLSGRKLHLSSTMKSKNVAGSEYRVGLKSVHDLSPSRIRERILTDLKVKTWDDRHKVAVSEAARELSDFEAKNPSTGLTGKDKLAKENLESTLEFLNTCDKKFTDLKTSYDCVLFPTKEGWMAVIDTTEKGDLEDAVHVLEYTRSHQVVNLDDFLSVSINVHDEGNVLEVVGVCSSHGTHVASIASGYHPDDPELNGVAPAAKIVSLTIGDGRLESMETGTALVRAIIKVMELCEAGRKIDVINMSYGEHGHWSNSGRVGELMSELVNRYGVVWVASAGNHGPALCTIGTPPDISQPSCVGVGAYVSPEMMEAEYALHQKLPGNVYTWSSRDPCIDGGFGVTVCAPGAAIASVPQFTMSKAQLMNGTSMSAPHVAGSVGLLISGLKQKSIPYTAFGIKRALWNTATKIDYVDKFAQGNGLLNVGKAFDHLTTYCGLIENKLRFAVTVGNNNAKGIHMRHGVLTKVEDFSVNIEPVIFNEKYADAADKINFNVRLTLIPTESWIQCGNYLDLCYSARKISVKVDPSGLAPGVYRASVKAYDSACPEKGVLFEIPVTVVQPHVVDAKTNEFMRSDLPVDCKPHTIIRDFILVPKYATWAVIEMRSADTNDAVGGKFFLHTQQILPMKFCKAMEMQKILPVNGTAPTVQPVRVEGDHIIEICIAKFWSNFGTLPLRYSIKFHGISPLNGSVMHSASGIHRIDLTALTCEEVHPVVSLKTAAMVLKPSETKVTPLTTRDVIHPARQIYQMQVTYHLHLTKGYEVAFYTPLFSNILYESEFESQFWMVYDTNKMMVRCGDAYSYDKYEKLEKGDYTIRLQVRHEKKELLEKLTEANMVVNFKLPSNSLSVDVYKSYNHVLSGAKKMTSCSMAAGSCRPIYLAPIPSEKLQKAAMPPQCSWLEGSITYAKEDIIKKCVSHCFQYILTEGPPAKKTSSTANATTGAANAITNNATNGNSVANAGSNGTGNNVITATNGAANGSLPNGTAVKENRSKWDEYCEGLRDYQTAQISKLDAENAENVYQALLKDNPNHLAAHLAMADHFDSTDLKQNLPYTFTASFDGADSSAATLLKVKLLRIIELASLVVKDIDQSALLAYYGMKVDNRPNAAKIKIQMDKQKQLLLDACQRKFVALCKLKVLQNVFDAQDASQPDYTEELEQLYGDVGKFIEYTDSKVLLLTIWHAFSLKQHGRMLKYLNKLYEEKLSRDILEEILTVVDEKKWSHVRKQFSKIIVSSNPQGYRPF; encoded by the exons ATGATCTTATCCGCGCTGGAAAAGATTTGCTTTCGTAGAACAGTTGATCGAGTCACATTTCCCTATGCCGATCGAGCCATCAGCTACCCGCACGCGATTAAGCGGTGGTTAGACGAGCTGTACAAGCAAAACAGATCCGGGGGGCATGAATCGGCAAATGCGGCTAGTTGTCAAATTGGCACTAGCAGAAGGCAAACAGCCAACAGACTCGGCAGGAAAAAGGTGAAGACGACTCTGGGCACCAGCGTACTGAAAGTGAATAGTGTTGTgcgaaaggaaatggaaagtaTTGTTGATGTAAAGTTTCCTGTGACATCGCTAGTGCCGAAAAATGAAACCGGGGCGCTTAGTTTTATCCGGATGTATCCGGAGTACGATGGCCGAGACGTCACGATTGCAATCCTCGACTCTGGCGTAGATCCCCGGGCCAAAGGATTAGAG CAAATCCCCGGCGGAGACGTTAAGGTAATCGAACGTTTTGACTGTTCCGGTTGTGGCGATGTGGATACCAGCAAAACGGTTACGGCCAGTCCAGATGGTACCATTGTGGGTCTTTCTGGTCGCAAGCTGCACCTGTCTTCCACGATGAAGTCAAAAAATGTTGCCGGGAGCGAATATCGCGTTGGACTGAAGAGTGTGCACGATCTGTCGCCGTCGCGCATTCGCGAACGTATTTTAACCGATCTGAAGGTGAAAACCTGGGACGATCGGCATAAGGTGGCAGTGAGTGAGGCGGCCCGAGAGTTGAGTGATTTCGAGGCGAAGAATCCATCCACCGGTCTCACTGGAAAGGACAAGCTGGCCAAGGAAAATCTGGAAAGCACGCTGGAGTTCTTGAACACGTGCGATAAAAAGTTCACCGATCTGAAAACGTCGTACGATTGCGTGCTGTTCCCTACGAAGGAGGGCTGGATGGCCGTCATCGATACAACCGAAAAGGGAGATCTCGAAGACGCTGTTCACGTGCTGGAGTACACCCGTTCGCATCAGGTCGTGAATTTGGATGATTTCCTGTCGGTTTCTATCAATGTGCACGACGAGGGAAACGTCTTGGAGGTTGTCGGAGTATGCT CAAGCCATGGCACGCATGTGGCTTCTATCGCTAGTGGCTATCATCCGGATGATCCCGAGCTTAACGGTGTCGCTCCGGCTGCAAAGATCGTGTCTCTGACCATTGGAGATGGGCGGTTGGAGTCGATGGAAACAGGAACCGCGCTGGTTCGTGCCATTATCAAGGTGATGGAGTTGTGTGAAGCAGGCCGCAAAATCGACGTCATCAACATGAGCTATGGAGAGCACGGGCATTGGTCAAACTCGGGACGTGTGGGCGAGCTGATGAGTGAGCTGGTGAACAGATACGGCGTGGTTTGGGTAGCTTCGGCCGGTAACCATGGTCCAGCGCTCTGCACAATCGGTACCCCACCAGACATTAGCCAGCCGAGTTGCGTTGGCGTCGGAGCGTATGTGTCGCCCGAAATGATGGAAGCCGAATACGCCCTGCACCAGAAGCTTCCTGGCAATGTGTATACGTGGTCTTCTCGCGATCCGTGTATCGATGGAGGATTCGGAGTGACGGTTTGTGCTCCCGGCGCAGCAATCGCTTCTGTTCCACAGTTTACAATGTCCAAGGCACAGCTGATGAATGGTACCAGCATGTCGGCGCCGCATGTAGCCGGGTCGGTAGGGTTGCTGATTTCGggattgaaacaaaaatccatCCCATACACTGCATTCGGTATTAAGCGTGCTCTATGGAACACCGCCACCAAGATTGATTACGTTGACAAGTTCGCGCAAGGCAACGGATTGTTGAATGTCGGTAAAGCTTTCGATCATCTGACCACCTACTGTGGACTTATCGAGAATAAGCTACGTTTCGCCGTCACGGTCGGCAATAACAATGCGAAGGGTATTCATATGCGCCACGGCGTACTTACTAAGGTTGAAGATTTTTCCGTTAACATAGAGCCGGtaatatttaatgaaaaatacgCTG ATGCTGCAGACAAGATCAACTTCAACGTACGATTAACGCTCATACCAACGGAATCGTGGATTCAGTGCGGCAACTATCTGGATCTGTGCTATTCAGCGAGAAAGATTTCCGTCAAGGTAGACCCGTCCGGATTAGCTCCGGGTGTGTATAGAGCGAGCGTGAAAGCGTACGATTCCGCATGTCCGGAAAAGggagttttgtttgaaattccGGTCACCGTAGTGCAGCCGCACGTGGTTGATGCTAAAACGAATGAATTTATGCGCAGCGATTTACCAGTTGACTGCAAACCGCATACCATCATTCGGGACTTTATCCTGGTACCAAAGTATGCGACCTGGGCTGTCATTGAGATGCGCTCGGCCGATACGAACGATGCTGTGGGTGGCAAATTTTTCCTGCATACCCAGCAGATTCTGCCGATGAAGTTCTGCAAGGCGATGGAGATGCAAAAAATATTGCCGGTCAACGGTACGGCCCCCACGGTGCAACCCGTTCGAGTAGAG GGTGATCATATAATTGAGATTTGTATTGCCAAGTTTTGGTCTAACTTCGGAACGCTGCCATTACGCTACTCGATAAAATTCCATGGAATAAGCCCTTTGAATGGAT CGGTAATGCATAGTGCCAGTGGAATTCATCGAATCGATTTAACCGCGCTCACTTGCGAAGAAGTCCATCCCGTAGTTTCGTTAAAAACAGCAGCTATGGTCTTGAAGCCATCTGAAACAAAAGTTACTCCACTAACGACGCGCGATGTCATCCATCCAGCAAGGCAGATCTACCAGATGCAGGTCACGTACCATCTGCATTTGACGAAGGGCTATGAGGTAGCGTTCTACACGCCACTGTTTAGCAACATTCTGTACGAGAGCGAGTTTGAATCCCAATTCTGGATGGTGTACgatacaaacaaaatgatgGTTCGCTGTGGAGACGCCTATTCCTATGATAAGTACGAAAAATTGGAAAAGGGAGACTACACCATCCGTTTGCAGGTGCGTCACGAGAAAAAGGAGCTGCTCGAGAAGCTAACGGAAGCGAACATGGTCGTTAACTTCAAGCTACCTAGCAATAGTCTTTCCGTTGATGTGTACAAATCATACAACCACGTGCTGTCGGGTGCTAAAAAGATGACGAGCTGCTCCATGGCGGCTGGTTCGTGTCGCCCGATCTACCTGGCACCAATCCCTAGTGAGAAGCTGCAGAAAGCTGCCATGCCACCGCAGTGCTCTTGGCTGGAGGGCAGCATTACGTATGCGAAGGAGGACATCATTAAAAAGTGTGTTTCGCACTGCTTCCAGTACATACTAACGGAAGGTCCTCCGGCAAAGAAAACTTCTAGCACTGCTAATGCAACCACTGGAGCCGCAAATGCCATCACAAATAACGCAACCAATGGCAACAGTGTGGCCAATGCAGGTTCAAACGGTACCGGTAACAACGTAATCACCGCTACTAACGGAGCTGCCAACGGTAGCTTGCCGAATGGAACGGCTGTGAAGGAGAACCGAAGCAAGTGGGATGAATATTGCGAAGGATTGCGCGACTATCAGACCGCACAGATCTCCAAACTGGATGCGGAAAATGCTGAAAATGTGTATCAAGCGTTGCTAAAAGATAACCCGAACCACTTGGCAGCTCACTTAGCCATGGCCGATCACTTTGACAGTACAGATTTGAAGCAAAATCTGCCCTACACATTTACTGCATCATTTGATGGTGCAGACTCATCAGCAGCGACTCTGTTGAAGGTGAAGTTGCTACGCATCATCGAACTGGCGAGCTTAGTTGTGAAGGATATTGATCAAAGTGCATTACTCGCATACTATGGAATGAAGGTCGATAATCGACCAAATGCCGCCAAGATTAAGAT TCAAATggacaaacaaaagcaacttCTACTGGACGCTTGTCAGCGAAAGTTTGTAGCATTGTGCAAACTGAAGGTATTGCAGAATGTATTCGATGCTCAAGACGCGAGTCAACCGGACTATACCGAGGAGCTGGAACAACTGTACGGTGATGTGGGCAAGTTTATCGAATACACCGATTCGAAG GTATTGCTGCTTACCATTTGGCATGCGTTTTCTCTGAAGCAGCACGGCCGTATGCTAAAGTATTTAAACAAACTGTACGAAGAAAAGCTTAGCCGCGATATACTGGAGGAAATACTTACCGTTGTTGATGAGAAAAAGTGGTCACACGTACGTAAGcagttttcaaaaattattGTATCATCAAATCCTCAGGGCTATCGACCATTCTAA